One Natrinema longum genomic window carries:
- a CDS encoding DUF5800 family protein — protein MTTLAFDDDGVDVVYEGTEFRLERDLVEEATEKSYYDVTDHEVLQIVAEQPNLQGEPRRIGDILD, from the coding sequence ATGACTACGCTCGCGTTCGACGACGACGGCGTCGACGTCGTCTACGAAGGCACCGAGTTCCGCCTCGAGCGGGACCTCGTCGAGGAAGCCACCGAAAAGTCCTACTACGACGTGACCGACCACGAAGTGCTGCAGATCGTCGCGGAACAGCCGAACCTGCAGGGCGAACCCCGACGCATCGGCGACATTCTCGACTGA
- a CDS encoding DUF420 domain-containing protein has translation MEYVPRERVRLLTGILSVVSLAVVFAAAGGRIPSSSVPAAPEWVIETIPLVNAVISAVAIGTITIGWRAIRRGAIERHRVAMVASFGLFVGFLVLYLYRLTVTGGPQPFPGPDPVYQFVYLPLLAIHIFLAVVCIPLLYYVLLLAFAHPIADIPKTSHARVGRIAATLWLISFSLGIVVFVLLHVVY, from the coding sequence ATGGAATACGTCCCTCGAGAGCGCGTGCGTCTTCTCACCGGTATCTTGAGCGTCGTCTCGCTTGCGGTCGTCTTCGCGGCTGCGGGGGGCCGGATCCCGTCCTCGAGCGTGCCGGCGGCCCCCGAATGGGTCATCGAGACGATTCCGCTCGTCAACGCCGTGATCAGCGCGGTCGCGATCGGGACGATCACGATCGGCTGGCGGGCGATCCGTCGCGGTGCGATCGAGCGCCATCGGGTCGCGATGGTCGCCTCGTTCGGGCTGTTCGTCGGATTCCTCGTGCTCTATCTCTATCGGTTGACGGTGACCGGTGGGCCACAGCCGTTTCCGGGGCCGGATCCGGTCTACCAGTTCGTCTATCTCCCGCTGCTGGCGATTCACATCTTCCTCGCGGTCGTCTGTATCCCCCTGCTCTACTACGTCTTGTTGCTCGCGTTCGCCCATCCGATCGCGGACATTCCGAAGACGAGCCACGCTCGCGTCGGCCGGATCGCGGCGACGCTGTGGCTGATCTCGTTCTCGCTCGGGATCGTCGTCTTCGTGTTGCTCCACGTCGTCTACTGA
- a CDS encoding TVP38/TMEM64 family protein encodes MLVSSVRMRALAGVVVASGAVAAGLLVSPSTIVGTVDSLVADPVRFGLLVAGLYLVRPLLAWPTTPLAVVVGYGFGVAVGVPVALAGVVVTVLPVFLAVRWATTQHTRGGPSDRPERDGDGGGLLGRTSAVVARYYDTAGPLRGVTASRLAPIPSDVATGAAAVSEVELRHLVLGTVLGELPWTIAAVTVGASMATITSSGVGELGLTLSIACAGAAVVLLAGPVYRTLRATNRTPAEDTSRSTDG; translated from the coding sequence ATGCTGGTCTCGTCGGTCCGGATGCGTGCGCTCGCGGGCGTCGTCGTGGCCAGCGGCGCGGTCGCCGCGGGCCTCCTCGTCTCGCCGTCGACGATCGTCGGGACCGTCGATTCCCTCGTTGCGGACCCGGTTCGCTTCGGGCTCCTCGTCGCCGGGCTCTACCTCGTGCGACCGCTGCTGGCCTGGCCCACGACGCCCCTCGCGGTCGTCGTCGGCTACGGCTTCGGCGTGGCGGTCGGCGTCCCGGTCGCACTCGCCGGCGTCGTCGTGACCGTCCTCCCCGTGTTCCTCGCCGTCCGATGGGCGACGACACAGCACACTCGAGGCGGGCCGTCCGACCGACCCGAGCGCGACGGCGACGGGGGCGGTCTCCTCGGTCGAACGAGCGCCGTCGTCGCCCGGTACTACGACACGGCGGGGCCGCTCCGTGGGGTCACCGCCTCGCGTCTGGCACCGATTCCGTCGGACGTCGCGACGGGTGCCGCCGCGGTCAGCGAGGTCGAACTCCGACACCTCGTCCTCGGGACGGTACTCGGCGAACTGCCGTGGACGATCGCCGCCGTCACGGTGGGGGCCTCGATGGCGACGATCACCTCGAGCGGCGTCGGCGAACTCGGACTGACGCTCTCGATCGCCTGCGCCGGGGCTGCCGTCGTCCTGCTGGCTGGCCCCGTCTACCGGACGCTTCGGGCGACGAACCGAACGCCAGCGGAGGACACGAGTCGATCGACGGACGGGTGA
- a CDS encoding HVO_2523 family zinc finger protein, whose amino-acid sequence MTADGVDGAGSATTDTTASGSDADRSSDRTAGAPRCPHCDAPMYKRHCKYVCPQHGVIIDCSDPFR is encoded by the coding sequence ATGACTGCCGACGGTGTGGATGGTGCTGGGAGTGCCACGACGGATACCACCGCGAGTGGCAGCGATGCGGATCGCTCGAGCGACCGAACGGCGGGTGCACCGCGCTGTCCTCACTGTGACGCGCCGATGTACAAACGCCACTGCAAGTACGTCTGTCCCCAGCACGGGGTCATTATCGATTGCAGCGACCCCTTCCGTTGA
- a CDS encoding adenosylcobalamin-dependent ribonucleoside-diphosphate reductase, with amino-acid sequence MSDTELSAADLTLPIKRSDGDTLEERLTDNAYQNILPARYLRKDANGDLIETQEDLFDRVGKNIALAEAVYEAEKRDLEITVTPDQLKPDHPRRDDLAEEVFGEGVTADDDAETTLTERNVNKFAYDTIVPELPEDVRSHVEDVAGTFTEGMESLSFMPNSPTLMNAGDELQQLSACFVMSPDDDLSDIHETAKKAAEVFQSGGGVGYGFWQLRPYGDSVGSTGGIASGPITFMRTYDQLCETIAQGGTRRGAQMGIMRVSHPDVIEFIHAKNKDVSLAHTLRLNDPDDYTYTTFSEALEEARDLIDEDGRVPKHLRNAVEGHLSNFNISVGVTDDFMDAVQNGEEYTFTNPRTEEPHIATEETKEMYSRYDLGEHVEVGEPLSVPAELVWERIVQGAHENGEPGVIYLERVNKEHSFDVEKEDDHRMLATNPCGEQPLEEYEACNLGHINLSTLADLDAPDWRVWSDEHAAEYDSQEAAVSAFLEEAIDFEEFDERIEYGTRFLENVVTMSDFPVEEIEEKVRDMRKIGLGVMGLAQLYVQLGIKYGSDEGNEVASQLMTHINHGAKAKSHELAQERGSFNDWDESKYATPTEYREWFERQTGEDADDWADGFPIRNHNVTTIAPTGTTSMVGNTTGGCEPIYNVAYYKNVTDDVQGDEMLVEFDDYFLRTLEANDIDVDAVKEEAQEQMATNQFDGVEGLSTVPDAIGELFVITSDLTAKQHAAVQCACQNGVDSAISKTVNAPNDSTLEDAKEVFEWVYENGGKGVTYYRDGTRSKQVLTTRADNADFADETEAAQALVEQIDEIFGGLEAFLESEEVRDVLEEDVGSLTDDGDRQPVEVDFTEKRERPDALQGVSQRIDTGYGKIYVTINEDPETGQPFELFANIGHSGGFTNSFTEALAKVISTSLRSGVDPEEIVDELCGTRSPKVAWDKGEQIQSIPDAIGTAMRRYLEGEIDKPYPKQQTLEESADAEIADYDGPKTDGGGAAAQGGAPADADDTTQDLIDAGESPECPDCGAMTLYFSEGCKTCESCGWSEC; translated from the coding sequence ATGAGCGACACCGAACTATCTGCGGCCGATCTCACCCTCCCGATCAAACGCTCCGACGGGGACACCCTCGAGGAGCGATTGACCGACAACGCCTATCAGAACATTCTCCCGGCTCGTTATCTCCGCAAGGACGCCAACGGCGACCTGATCGAGACCCAGGAGGACCTCTTCGACCGCGTCGGCAAGAACATCGCGCTGGCCGAAGCCGTCTACGAGGCCGAAAAGCGTGACCTCGAGATCACGGTCACGCCCGATCAACTCAAGCCCGACCACCCGCGCCGGGACGACCTCGCCGAGGAGGTCTTCGGTGAGGGCGTCACCGCCGACGACGACGCCGAGACGACGCTCACCGAGCGCAACGTCAACAAGTTCGCCTACGACACGATCGTTCCCGAGCTCCCCGAGGACGTACGCAGCCACGTCGAGGACGTCGCCGGGACCTTTACCGAGGGCATGGAGTCGCTTTCGTTCATGCCGAACTCGCCGACTCTGATGAACGCCGGCGACGAACTCCAGCAGCTTTCGGCCTGTTTCGTCATGTCGCCCGACGACGACCTCTCGGACATCCACGAGACCGCCAAGAAGGCGGCCGAGGTCTTCCAGTCCGGCGGCGGCGTCGGCTACGGCTTCTGGCAGCTGCGCCCCTACGGCGACTCGGTCGGCTCGACCGGCGGCATCGCCTCCGGCCCGATCACCTTCATGCGAACCTACGACCAGCTCTGTGAGACCATCGCCCAGGGCGGGACCCGCCGGGGTGCCCAGATGGGCATCATGCGCGTCTCCCACCCCGACGTCATCGAGTTCATCCACGCCAAGAACAAGGACGTCTCGCTGGCGCACACGCTGCGACTGAACGACCCCGACGACTACACCTACACGACCTTCTCGGAGGCCCTCGAGGAAGCCCGGGACCTGATCGACGAGGACGGGCGCGTCCCCAAACACCTGCGCAACGCCGTCGAGGGCCATCTCTCGAACTTCAACATCTCCGTCGGCGTCACCGACGACTTCATGGACGCCGTCCAGAACGGCGAGGAGTACACCTTCACCAACCCGCGCACGGAGGAACCCCACATCGCCACCGAGGAGACAAAGGAGATGTACAGCCGCTACGACCTCGGCGAGCACGTCGAGGTCGGCGAACCGCTCTCCGTTCCCGCGGAACTCGTCTGGGAACGCATCGTTCAAGGAGCCCACGAGAACGGCGAACCCGGCGTCATCTACCTCGAGCGAGTCAACAAGGAACACTCCTTCGACGTCGAGAAGGAAGACGACCACCGAATGCTCGCGACCAACCCCTGTGGCGAGCAGCCCCTCGAGGAGTACGAGGCCTGTAACCTCGGCCACATCAACCTCTCGACGCTGGCCGATCTCGACGCCCCGGACTGGCGCGTCTGGTCCGACGAGCATGCCGCCGAGTACGACTCCCAGGAAGCGGCCGTCTCGGCGTTCCTCGAAGAGGCCATCGACTTCGAGGAGTTCGACGAGCGCATCGAGTACGGCACGCGCTTCCTCGAGAACGTCGTCACGATGTCTGACTTCCCGGTCGAGGAGATCGAGGAGAAGGTCCGCGACATGCGCAAGATCGGTCTGGGCGTCATGGGTCTGGCCCAGCTGTACGTCCAGCTCGGCATCAAGTACGGCAGCGACGAGGGCAACGAAGTCGCCAGCCAGCTGATGACCCACATCAACCACGGCGCGAAGGCCAAGAGCCACGAACTCGCCCAAGAGCGAGGGTCGTTCAACGACTGGGACGAGTCGAAGTACGCGACCCCGACCGAGTACCGCGAGTGGTTCGAGCGCCAGACCGGCGAGGACGCCGACGACTGGGCCGACGGCTTCCCGATCCGAAACCACAACGTGACGACCATCGCCCCGACCGGGACGACCTCGATGGTCGGCAACACGACGGGCGGCTGTGAGCCGATCTACAACGTCGCCTACTACAAGAACGTCACCGACGACGTCCAGGGCGACGAGATGTTAGTCGAGTTCGACGACTACTTCCTGCGCACGCTGGAGGCCAACGACATCGACGTCGACGCCGTCAAGGAGGAGGCCCAAGAGCAGATGGCCACCAACCAGTTCGACGGCGTCGAAGGGCTCTCGACCGTTCCGGACGCGATCGGCGAACTCTTCGTCATCACCTCGGACCTCACCGCGAAACAGCACGCGGCGGTCCAGTGTGCCTGTCAGAACGGCGTCGACTCCGCCATCTCCAAGACGGTCAACGCACCCAACGACTCCACGCTCGAGGACGCCAAGGAGGTCTTCGAGTGGGTCTACGAGAACGGCGGGAAAGGCGTCACCTACTACCGCGACGGCACCCGCAGCAAGCAGGTGCTGACCACGCGCGCGGACAACGCCGACTTCGCAGACGAGACCGAAGCCGCCCAGGCCCTGGTCGAACAGATCGACGAGATCTTCGGCGGCCTCGAGGCGTTCCTCGAGAGCGAGGAAGTCCGGGACGTCCTCGAAGAAGACGTCGGCTCGCTGACCGACGACGGCGACCGCCAGCCGGTCGAGGTCGACTTCACCGAAAAGCGCGAGCGACCTGACGCCCTGCAGGGCGTCAGCCAGCGCATCGACACCGGCTACGGGAAGATCTACGTGACGATCAACGAGGACCCCGAGACCGGCCAGCCGTTCGAACTGTTCGCGAACATCGGCCACTCCGGTGGCTTCACGAACTCCTTTACCGAGGCCCTGGCGAAGGTCATCTCGACCTCGCTGCGCTCGGGCGTCGATCCCGAGGAGATCGTCGACGAACTCTGTGGGACTCGCAGTCCCAAAGTGGCCTGGGACAAGGGCGAACAGATCCAGTCCATCCCGGACGCCATCGGTACCGCGATGCGCCGGTACCTCGAGGGCGAGATCGACAAACCCTACCCGAAACAGCAGACCCTCGAGGAGTCGGCCGACGCCGAGATCGCCGACTACGACGGTCCCAAGACCGACGGCGGTGGGGCCGCCGCGCAAGGCGGTGCGCCCGCGGACGCCGACGACACGACTCAGGACCTCATCGACGCCGGCGAGTCGCCGGAGTGTCCCGACTGTGGCGCGATGACCCTGTACTTCTCCGAAGGCTGCAAGACGTGCGAATCCTGTGGCTGGAGCGAGTGTTGA
- the trpG gene encoding anthranilate synthase component II, producing MSATGDSRRADGDADPVTVLFVDNYDSFTYNLVEYVSQLPDTETEVRKNTASLADIRAVDPDAIVISPGPGHPKNDRDVGVTMDVLRELSPEIPTLGVCLGLEAAVYEYGGSVGRAPEPIHGKASAVEHDGQGVFAGLEQDFRAGRYHSLIATEVPDSFEVSATAEHESETLVMGVRHREYPLECVQFHPESVLTARGHDVIENFLSSV from the coding sequence ATGAGCGCGACTGGCGATAGTCGTCGGGCCGACGGTGACGCCGACCCCGTCACGGTCCTGTTCGTCGACAACTACGACTCCTTTACCTACAACCTCGTGGAGTACGTCAGCCAACTGCCGGACACCGAGACTGAGGTGCGAAAGAACACCGCCTCACTCGCGGATATCCGCGCCGTCGATCCCGACGCGATCGTCATCAGTCCCGGACCCGGTCACCCGAAGAACGATCGGGACGTCGGCGTTACGATGGACGTGCTTCGGGAACTCTCTCCGGAGATACCGACGCTCGGCGTCTGTCTGGGGCTCGAGGCCGCCGTCTACGAGTACGGCGGCAGCGTCGGCCGGGCACCCGAACCGATCCACGGGAAAGCCTCCGCGGTCGAGCACGACGGGCAAGGCGTCTTCGCGGGGCTCGAGCAGGACTTTCGGGCGGGTCGCTACCACTCGCTTATCGCGACCGAGGTGCCCGACTCCTTCGAGGTGTCGGCGACTGCAGAACACGAATCGGAGACGCTCGTCATGGGCGTGCGCCACCGAGAGTACCCACTCGAGTGCGTGCAGTTCCATCCAGAAAGCGTACTCACGGCACGGGGCCACGACGTGATCGAGAACTTCCTCTCGAGCGTCTAG
- the trpE gene encoding anthranilate synthase component I, translating into MHDSESASAHPTFDIDRETFSDHAGTNADRGDRPVVVRTVATLECDTTPLAAYAALTGRSDAIDRERSPYAFLLESAEKTASSDPDGAFRPSGADAERHARYSYVGYDPEAVVTVESGAATVDALSDDAPLAAIRTDADGDTVDALRAAMPDVRLANMPDHERQHLEGGLVGFLAYDAVYDLWLEEVGLERPDSRFPDAQFLLTTKTLAFDERDGTVSLVFTPVLEADDDPEAVYDALQREAADVAATLREADRPETGGFVREDEIAGSRAEYEESVRQAKEHVLDGDIYQGVISRTRELYGDVDPIGFYEAMREVNPSPYMYLLDHDDLTVVGASPETLVSVRGREVMSNPIAGTCNRGSSPVEDRRLAGEMLADGKERAEHTMLVDLARNDVRRVSEPGSVRVDEFMNVLKYSHVQHIESTVTGTLAADADGFDATRASFPAGTLSGAPKIRAMEIIDDLESEPRGLYGGGVGYYSWTGDTDFAIVIRTATVEEGAVPRAADGRAGRDDPRDEGGRDRITVQAGAGLVADSDPAAEYEETEKKMGGVLAALEQIEHPAAESNADDESETTAEVSR; encoded by the coding sequence ATGCACGATTCCGAATCCGCGTCGGCCCACCCGACGTTCGACATCGACCGGGAGACGTTCAGCGACCACGCGGGCACGAACGCGGACCGAGGGGATCGGCCCGTCGTCGTCCGCACCGTCGCGACACTCGAGTGTGATACGACGCCGCTTGCAGCCTACGCCGCGCTGACCGGCCGCTCCGACGCGATCGATCGCGAGCGCTCGCCGTACGCGTTCCTGCTCGAGAGCGCGGAGAAGACCGCCTCGAGCGATCCCGACGGCGCGTTCCGACCGAGCGGGGCGGACGCCGAGCGCCACGCGCGATACTCCTACGTCGGCTACGACCCCGAGGCCGTGGTGACGGTCGAATCCGGGGCGGCCACCGTCGACGCACTCTCCGACGACGCACCGCTTGCGGCGATCCGGACCGATGCCGACGGCGATACCGTCGACGCGCTTCGAGCCGCGATGCCGGACGTCCGCCTCGCGAACATGCCCGACCACGAGCGCCAGCACCTCGAGGGCGGGTTGGTCGGCTTTCTGGCCTACGACGCCGTCTACGACCTCTGGCTCGAGGAGGTCGGGCTCGAGCGGCCCGACTCGCGGTTCCCGGACGCGCAGTTCCTGCTGACGACGAAAACGCTGGCCTTCGACGAGCGCGACGGGACGGTCTCGTTGGTCTTTACGCCCGTGCTCGAGGCCGACGACGACCCCGAGGCGGTGTACGATGCCCTGCAACGAGAAGCCGCCGACGTGGCGGCGACGCTTCGCGAGGCCGACCGACCTGAGACTGGCGGGTTCGTCCGCGAGGACGAGATCGCAGGTTCCAGAGCGGAGTACGAAGAAAGCGTTCGGCAGGCCAAAGAGCACGTCCTCGACGGAGACATCTACCAGGGCGTCATCTCGCGGACGCGGGAACTCTACGGCGACGTCGATCCGATCGGCTTCTACGAGGCGATGCGGGAGGTGAACCCGTCGCCCTACATGTATCTCCTCGACCACGACGACCTGACAGTCGTCGGAGCCAGTCCCGAGACGCTCGTCTCCGTCCGCGGTCGTGAGGTCATGTCCAATCCGATCGCCGGGACCTGTAACCGAGGCTCGAGTCCAGTCGAGGACCGCCGGCTCGCAGGGGAGATGCTGGCCGACGGGAAGGAACGCGCCGAACACACGATGTTGGTCGATCTCGCGCGCAACGACGTGCGCCGCGTCTCGGAGCCGGGTTCGGTCCGCGTCGACGAGTTCATGAACGTCCTCAAGTACAGCCACGTCCAGCACATCGAGTCGACGGTGACGGGTACACTGGCCGCCGACGCCGACGGGTTCGACGCGACCCGCGCGTCGTTCCCCGCCGGGACCCTCTCGGGCGCGCCGAAGATCCGGGCCATGGAGATCATCGACGACCTCGAGTCCGAGCCACGCGGTCTCTATGGAGGCGGCGTCGGCTACTACTCCTGGACCGGCGACACGGACTTCGCGATCGTCATTCGGACCGCAACGGTGGAGGAGGGCGCGGTGCCACGCGCCGCGGATGGGCGAGCGGGGAGGGACGATCCGCGAGACGAAGGCGGGCGGGATCGAATCACGGTCCAGGCCGGCGCAGGGCTGGTCGCCGACAGCGATCCGGCCGCCGAGTACGAGGAAACCGAGAAGAAGATGGGCGGCGTCCTCGCCGCGCTCGAGCAGATCGAACACCCGGCCGCGGAATCGAACGCGGACGACGAGTCCGAAACGACGGCAGAGGTGAGTCGATGA
- a CDS encoding phosphoribosylanthranilate isomerase — MTRVKICGLTSESDLAAAIDAGADAVGIICDVSVDTPREVSIEQATALAAATPPFVTSVLVTMPADPEAAIELVDEIEPDAIQIHSELCAGDLAYLRANLETELLLAVDADDPTAAQAYDDIVDALLVDTVSEDGGGGTGRTHDWDRTRLAIEDLESPLILAGGLTPANVGDAVRTVEPFAVDVASGVEERGGVKDVDAIRSFVDRAKNARKPVEP, encoded by the coding sequence ATGACGCGCGTCAAAATCTGCGGGCTGACCAGCGAATCCGACCTCGCGGCGGCCATCGACGCGGGTGCGGACGCAGTCGGCATCATCTGTGACGTCTCGGTCGACACGCCACGGGAGGTCTCGATCGAGCAGGCCACGGCGCTTGCAGCGGCCACGCCGCCGTTCGTGACGAGCGTGCTCGTGACGATGCCCGCCGATCCCGAGGCGGCGATCGAACTCGTCGATGAGATCGAGCCCGACGCGATTCAGATTCACAGCGAACTGTGTGCCGGTGACCTCGCATATCTGCGCGCGAACCTCGAGACGGAACTCCTGCTTGCAGTCGACGCCGACGATCCAACGGCCGCCCAAGCCTACGACGACATCGTCGACGCCCTCCTCGTCGATACCGTAAGCGAGGACGGCGGTGGCGGAACCGGTCGCACGCACGACTGGGATCGGACCCGACTGGCAATCGAGGACCTCGAGTCGCCGCTGATCCTCGCGGGCGGACTCACGCCGGCGAACGTCGGGGATGCGGTCCGGACCGTCGAACCGTTCGCGGTCGACGTGGCGAGCGGCGTCGAGGAACGCGGCGGCGTCAAGGACGTCGACGCCATCCGATCGTTCGTCGACCGAGCCAAGAACGCCCGCAAACCGGTCGAGCCGTAA
- the trpD gene encoding anthranilate phosphoribosyltransferase → MQEYVERVTDGEDLTQSDARAASTAVFEGATEAQIGALLAALRSKGETEAEIAGFAEGMRDAARTIAPDRDPLVDTCGTGGDDYDTINVSTTSAIVAAGAGVPIAKHGNYSVSSSSGSADVLEEVGVNVEAEPPAVEDAIEADGIGFMLAPVFHPAMKAVIGPRKELGMRTIFNVLGPLTNPAGADAQVIGVYDPDLVPVLADALARMDVEDALVVHGAGTDEIAIHGETVVAEVDGDAVEEYTLEPADLGLEEHDIDDIAGGSPAENAADMRGIVEGEVTGAKRDVILANAGAAIYVAGEADSLEGGADLAREAIDAEEAARKLEQLRGATATPEGQ, encoded by the coding sequence ATGCAGGAATACGTCGAACGAGTCACTGACGGGGAGGATCTCACACAATCGGACGCTCGAGCGGCCTCGACGGCCGTTTTCGAGGGTGCGACGGAGGCCCAGATCGGCGCGCTGCTGGCGGCGCTGCGTTCGAAAGGCGAGACGGAAGCCGAGATCGCCGGGTTCGCCGAAGGGATGCGCGACGCGGCCAGGACGATCGCGCCCGACCGGGACCCGCTGGTCGACACCTGTGGGACGGGCGGCGACGATTACGATACGATCAACGTCTCGACGACGAGCGCGATCGTCGCCGCGGGGGCCGGCGTCCCGATCGCCAAACACGGCAACTACTCGGTCTCGTCGTCCTCGGGCAGCGCGGATGTCCTCGAGGAGGTCGGCGTGAACGTCGAGGCCGAACCGCCGGCAGTCGAGGACGCCATCGAGGCGGACGGCATCGGCTTCATGCTCGCACCGGTGTTTCACCCGGCGATGAAGGCCGTCATCGGCCCTCGAAAGGAACTCGGGATGCGGACGATCTTCAACGTGCTCGGCCCGCTGACCAACCCGGCCGGCGCGGACGCACAGGTTATCGGCGTCTACGACCCCGACCTCGTGCCCGTCCTCGCGGACGCGCTGGCTCGAATGGACGTCGAGGACGCGCTGGTCGTCCACGGTGCAGGGACCGACGAAATCGCTATTCACGGCGAAACGGTCGTCGCAGAAGTCGATGGCGACGCCGTCGAGGAGTACACCCTCGAGCCGGCCGATCTCGGTCTCGAGGAACACGACATCGACGACATCGCCGGTGGCTCGCCAGCGGAGAACGCGGCCGACATGCGGGGCATCGTCGAGGGCGAGGTGACCGGTGCGAAACGGGACGTCATCCTCGCGAACGCCGGCGCGGCGATCTACGTCGCCGGGGAAGCCGACTCGCTGGAGGGCGGTGCCGACCTCGCACGCGAGGCGATCGACGCCGAGGAGGCGGCCCGGAAACTCGAGCAACTCCGTGGCGCGACGGCCACGCCCGAGGGACAATGA
- a CDS encoding YihY/virulence factor BrkB family protein: MELPESLTLIYRTASDRDLTFLAAGFAYYAFVSLIPLVLLALVVGSLLGGEQTAQRLIRVAGDFLPAAGEQLVADALTTESGRAEATVVALVVATWGALKVFRGLSLAFDIVYDEVAEDTLVDQIRDGLTVIVAGAGALVLMLGIGAALRIVADSVPFAGFVSWLTLLAGLVLVFLPIYYVLPPVPVEVGEILPGTVFAAVGWTVLQFGFQLYAANAAQYEAYGAVGAVLLFVTWLYFAGIIILVGAVLNVVRSRPSLAT; this comes from the coding sequence ATGGAACTCCCCGAGTCACTCACGCTGATCTATCGGACGGCGAGCGACCGCGATCTGACCTTTCTCGCGGCCGGGTTCGCCTACTACGCGTTCGTCTCGCTGATCCCGCTGGTCTTGCTCGCGCTCGTGGTCGGCTCGCTGCTGGGTGGTGAGCAAACGGCCCAGCGGCTGATCAGGGTCGCCGGCGACTTCCTTCCGGCAGCGGGCGAGCAACTGGTCGCCGACGCGCTGACGACCGAGTCCGGCCGGGCCGAGGCGACCGTCGTCGCACTCGTCGTCGCGACCTGGGGCGCGCTCAAGGTCTTTCGCGGCCTGAGCCTGGCGTTCGACATCGTCTACGACGAGGTCGCCGAGGACACGCTCGTCGATCAGATCCGGGACGGGCTCACGGTGATCGTCGCCGGCGCGGGCGCGCTCGTCCTGATGCTCGGGATCGGGGCCGCGCTCAGGATCGTCGCCGACAGCGTTCCGTTCGCCGGGTTCGTGAGCTGGCTCACGCTGCTCGCCGGGCTCGTCCTCGTCTTCCTCCCGATCTACTACGTCCTCCCGCCCGTTCCGGTCGAGGTGGGCGAGATCCTCCCCGGAACGGTTTTCGCCGCCGTCGGCTGGACCGTCCTCCAGTTTGGCTTCCAGCTGTACGCGGCAAACGCCGCCCAGTACGAAGCCTACGGGGCCGTCGGTGCCGTGCTCCTCTTCGTCACCTGGCTCTACTTCGCGGGCATCATCATTCTCGTCGGTGCCGTACTCAACGTCGTCCGATCGCGTCCCTCGCTGGCCACGTAG
- a CDS encoding CAP domain-containing protein — MDGRRSETTAIDTDGPPDRGLLRGLVTVFLGALIVCSLVLGITLVAPQLVDGIELGSSAEPSPEPPPAGERNPAVTDPSDPGNSSYETDVETVTSSAVEDFVHAEINERRAEHGLEPLEWDGTVASVARAHSYEMAQEDYFAHTNPDGEQPYDRFRSVDDYCRGYGENIARTWVDRRVERSSGDVVRYRTADALATGLVNQWMNSTAHREAILETGETPHWDRAGVGVYIGPDGSVYAGQNFCHER, encoded by the coding sequence ATGGACGGCCGGCGATCCGAGACGACAGCGATCGATACTGACGGTCCCCCCGACCGTGGCCTCCTGCGGGGACTGGTAACAGTCTTCCTCGGGGCTCTCATCGTCTGCTCGCTCGTGCTCGGTATCACACTGGTTGCACCTCAACTCGTCGACGGGATCGAACTCGGGAGCAGTGCCGAACCCAGTCCCGAGCCGCCACCGGCCGGCGAGCGCAACCCCGCGGTAACCGATCCAAGCGATCCCGGCAACTCGAGTTACGAAACCGACGTCGAGACGGTCACCTCCTCGGCCGTCGAGGACTTCGTCCACGCCGAGATCAACGAGCGCCGGGCCGAGCACGGCCTCGAGCCCCTCGAGTGGGACGGGACGGTCGCGTCCGTCGCACGCGCCCACAGTTACGAGATGGCCCAGGAAGACTACTTCGCGCACACGAACCCCGACGGAGAGCAGCCCTACGACCGATTCCGGAGCGTCGACGACTACTGCCGGGGATACGGCGAGAACATCGCCAGGACGTGGGTCGATCGGCGCGTCGAGCGCTCCAGCGGCGACGTCGTCCGCTACCGAACCGCCGACGCCCTCGCGACCGGGCTGGTCAACCAGTGGATGAACTCCACGGCCCACCGGGAAGCGATCCTCGAGACTGGCGAGACGCCTCACTGGGATCGAGCGGGCGTCGGCGTCTACATCGGCCCGGACGGCTCGGTTTACGCCGGTCAGAACTTCTGTCACGAGCGGTGA